A part of Aspergillus flavus chromosome 1, complete sequence genomic DNA contains:
- a CDS encoding putative oxidoreductase (aldo-keto reductase, putative), with protein sequence MVKTLPFAANLEVPTPGFGAMGLSFGLGSNLSLEEAEPVLLKAIELGCTFWDTAVVYQAGVNEKLLGDFIRKHNVRDKVFIASKCGFNVFGDGSVTNSAAHIKEYIEGTIQRLGFTPDLYYLHRIDPKTPLEESIPALDEIRKAGKTKYIGLSECSAATLRKANSIAKIDAIQAEYSAFETLHETDGLIDTARELNVAYVAYSPLGHGWLVDNFPYKTPDDFAPDDFRRKSPKFQGENFYKNRAIVDEIKKLAARKGCAISQIALAWVAAQGFIAIPGTTKAGRLEENWASREIELTEEEKLEMRRIIDAAKPHGNRYGPAHQAMVGH encoded by the exons ATGGTCAAGACACTCCCCTTTGCTGCCAACCTCGAAGTGCCCACCCCAGGCTTTGGGGCAATGGGTCTCAGCTTCGGTCTGGGTAGCAATCTATCACTCGAAGAAGCCGAGCCCGTGCTCCTGAAAGCAATTGAACTGGGGTGTACATTCTGGGATACAGCT GTCGTCTATCAAGCCGGTGTTAACGAGAAACTTCTCGGCGACTTTATCCGGAAACATAACGTCCGTGACAAGGTTTTCA TCGCCTCGAAATGCGGCTTCAATGTCTTCGGAGACGGAAGCGTCACCAACTCCGCCGCACACATTAAGGAGTACATCGAGGGTACCATTCAACGACTAGGCTTCACCCCCGATCTATACTATCTGCATCGAATTGATCCCA AAACCCCATTGGAAGAATCCATCCCAGCCCTCGACGAAATCCGCAAAGCCGGCAAAACCAAATACATCGGTCTCTCCGAATGTTCGGCAGCGACACTCCGTAAAGCCAATTCCA TCGCCAAAATCGACGCCATCCAAGCCGAGTACTCAGCCTTCGAAACCCTCCACGAAACAGACGGTCTTATCGATACAGCCCGAGAACTCAACGTCGCTTATGTGGCTTACAGTCCCCTAGGTCATGGGTGGCTGGTTGATAACTTCCCATATAAGACCCCGGATGACTTTGCGCCGGATGATTTCCGTCGTAAAA GTCCCAAATTCCAAGGCGAAAACTTCTACAAAAACCGCGCAATCGTAGACGAAATCAAGAAACTCGCTGCTCGGAAGGGCTGCGCCATTAGTCAAATTGCGCTGGCCTGGGTTGCTGCGCAAGGATTCATCGCTATCCCCGGAACGACGAAGGCTGGTCGATTGGAGGAGAACTGGGCTTCGAGGGAGATTGAGTTgacggaggaggagaagttggagatgaggaggattATTGATGCTGCGAAGCCGCATGGGAATCGGTATGGGCCTGCGCATCAGGCTATGGTTGGGCATTAG
- a CDS encoding acyl-CoA N-acyltransferase, translating to MPIQIRYATESDSPDLVHINTVSFAPGLFYQNAFANVKVSALQTLKYARTFARFVDPKYHLLVATESETGRVIAFMRVVIPLHYQQDSHSLTELSEDANKMAAKPDEYLPEGINKRVYTCYLDMLKSSRERYLGENDMILDFLATDPEYQGRGIGSQMLKWATQKADSLNARMFLEATEEGYPLYKKYGWNTQEEVVIDFEPLGGHNKGRYYIMIRDPIPGTVQPN from the exons ATGCCCATTCAAATCCGTTATGCGACTGAATCCGATAGCCCGGATTTGGTCCATATCAACACCGTTAGTTTCGCCCCGGGTCTCTTTTACCAGAATGCGTTTGCGAACGTTAAAGTTTCGGCCCTACAAACGTTGAAATATGCACGGACTTTCGCAAGATTCGTGGACCCAAAATATCATCTCTTAGTTGCGACGGAATCGGAAACGGGACGTGTCATCGCCTTCATGCGAGTGGTCATTCCACTTCATTATCAACAAGATTCCCATTCACTTACAGAGTTATCTGAAGATGCGAATAAGATGGCGGCTAAACCAGATGAATATCTACCCGAAGGAATCAACAAGCGCGTTTACACATGTTATTTGGACATGTTGAAGAGCTCGAGGGAAAGGTATCTGGGAGAAAATGATATGA TCCTGGATTTCTTAGCCACAGACCCCGAGTACCAGGGGAGAGGAATTGGGAGTCAAATGTTGAAATGGGCTACGCAAAAGGCGGATAGCCTGAATGCACGAATGTTCCTTGAggcaacagaagaaggttATCCGCTTTATAAGAAGTATGGATGGAACACACAAGAGGAGGTCGTTATAGACTTCGAGCCATTGGGAGGGCATAATAAGGGACGCTACTATATTATGATCCGAGATCCAATTCCTGGCACTGTTCAGCCCAATTGA